Proteins encoded within one genomic window of Mesobacillus subterraneus:
- a CDS encoding STAS domain-containing protein: protein METSRVVELERKIQEYETIISEMSAPIIPSIVPQTILVPITGLIRAERFDKIREKVLHFIKNKDIETAIIDLTDISGERIEDVCLEEIGRELHELASAISLMGVKTLFVGMNPELVKRMVLDGIKLEAQSFSTFQSALKHLMKQKGMEFRLISE, encoded by the coding sequence TTGGAAACATCTAGGGTCGTGGAGCTGGAGAGAAAAATTCAAGAATATGAGACGATTATTTCTGAAATGTCCGCGCCAATCATACCTTCTATTGTTCCTCAGACCATACTGGTACCTATAACCGGACTAATCCGAGCAGAGCGCTTTGATAAAATACGCGAAAAAGTTCTTCACTTTATCAAAAATAAAGATATCGAAACAGCAATTATAGACCTAACTGATATAAGTGGTGAAAGAATTGAGGATGTATGCCTTGAAGAAATAGGCAGGGAGCTTCATGAGTTGGCTTCTGCTATTTCATTGATGGGTGTCAAAACGTTATTTGTAGGAATGAATCCGGAATTGGTCAAGCGGATGGTCCTTGATGGAATAAAATTAGAAGCACAGTCTTTTTCAACCTTTCAATCAGCCTTAAAGCATTTGATGAAGCAAAAGGGCATGGAATTCAGGCTAATCTCTGAATAA
- a CDS encoding CBS domain-containing protein, with product MNIEKVMTRDVEYCSPDTPIHEVAAKMRDLDVGVMPICENDQLTGLVTDRDIILKAVADNTSMESPISEVMTTDPVRGTVHMSAEEAADLMTDVQIRRLPIVEDGKMIGIVSLGDLAVTHTLDDEAGQALEEISTPSEPEK from the coding sequence ATGAATATCGAAAAAGTAATGACTAGAGACGTAGAATATTGCAGTCCCGACACACCAATTCACGAGGTAGCAGCAAAAATGAGGGATCTAGATGTTGGGGTCATGCCGATTTGTGAGAATGACCAACTGACAGGTCTTGTTACTGACAGAGATATTATCCTGAAAGCTGTTGCTGATAACACTTCAATGGAATCACCCATATCCGAGGTAATGACAACAGATCCTGTGAGGGGAACCGTCCATATGAGTGCCGAGGAAGCAGCAGACTTGATGACAGACGTACAAATCCGCAGGCTGCCAATCGTTGAAGACGGAAAGATGATTGGAATTGTTTCATTGGGAGACCTTGCTGTCACGCATACGCTAGATGATGAAGCAGGACAAGCTTTAGAAGAAATTTCTACTCCTTCTGAACCCGAGAAGTAA
- a CDS encoding threonine aldolase family protein, whose amino-acid sequence MIDLRSDTVTKPTEEMRKAMYSAEVGDDVYKEDPTVRKLEETAAEILGKESALYVTSGTQGNQIAVLTHCRPGQELLLEEESHIFYYESGAVAALAGVQTRTIPGKRGAMDPQDVFNAIRTEDIHYPETGLICLENTHNRAGGAVVSVENMSAIYSIAQANKVPVHLDGARLFNAASAADVDVKEFAKNTDTVQICLSKGLGAPVGSIIAGNTEFITAARKWRKRLGGGLRQAGVIAAPSLIALTKMKDRLGEDQWNARVLAEAIQSISGIKLARQPETNIVVADVEGLNITSEVFVERLRSEGVISGAFGPTYVRFVTHYDVTKDQIQDAIAAIAKAARK is encoded by the coding sequence ATGATAGATTTAAGAAGTGATACAGTCACAAAACCCACTGAAGAAATGCGTAAAGCCATGTACTCTGCCGAGGTGGGTGATGATGTTTATAAAGAGGATCCAACAGTCAGGAAATTAGAGGAAACAGCAGCCGAAATACTTGGCAAGGAATCGGCCTTGTACGTTACTAGCGGGACACAAGGAAACCAAATAGCTGTCTTAACCCATTGCCGTCCAGGACAGGAGTTGCTGTTGGAGGAAGAATCCCATATCTTTTATTATGAATCAGGAGCGGTTGCTGCCCTTGCTGGAGTCCAGACCAGAACCATTCCAGGGAAAAGGGGAGCAATGGATCCACAGGATGTTTTCAATGCAATTCGTACTGAAGATATCCATTATCCTGAAACAGGACTTATCTGTTTGGAGAATACTCACAACCGCGCAGGAGGAGCAGTCGTCTCTGTCGAAAATATGAGCGCAATCTATAGTATTGCCCAAGCTAATAAAGTGCCTGTCCATTTAGATGGTGCCAGATTGTTCAATGCCGCATCAGCTGCAGATGTTGATGTGAAGGAATTTGCTAAAAACACAGATACAGTTCAAATATGTCTTTCAAAGGGATTAGGAGCACCAGTAGGCTCGATCATAGCTGGTAATACTGAATTTATCACAGCTGCACGCAAATGGAGGAAGCGCCTTGGTGGCGGCCTGAGACAGGCAGGTGTCATTGCTGCACCAAGTTTAATAGCTTTGACAAAGATGAAAGATAGACTTGGAGAAGATCAATGGAATGCAAGGGTTTTGGCTGAAGCCATTCAATCGATCTCAGGAATTAAGCTTGCCAGGCAGCCGGAAACAAATATAGTGGTTGCAGATGTAGAAGGATTGAACATCACTTCTGAGGTTTTTGTCGAAAGGCTGCGTTCTGAAGGAGTCATCTCTGGTGCGTTTGGTCCCACTTATGTACGCTTTGTAACCCATTATGATGTAACGAAAGATCAGATTCAGGATGCAATCGCAGCAATTGCGAAGGCAGCAAGAAAATAA
- a CDS encoding antibiotic biosynthesis monooxygenase family protein: MYIVHSTVNIPEGKVDEVIGIYQKRSRLVDDYEGFISFHLLQNEQSPSELTVQISWDTKENYIKYITSDAYKKVHELEKNYPDQELASIRPSVGRYKVVAE, from the coding sequence ATGTATATCGTTCATTCAACTGTGAACATACCAGAAGGCAAGGTTGATGAAGTGATTGGCATCTACCAAAAAAGATCAAGATTGGTAGATGATTATGAAGGATTCATTTCCTTTCATTTGCTGCAAAATGAACAGAGCCCATCAGAGTTGACCGTTCAAATCAGCTGGGATACAAAGGAAAATTATATAAAGTATATTACGAGTGACGCATATAAGAAAGTTCATGAACTTGAGAAGAATTATCCAGACCAGGAGCTAGCATCAATTCGTCCAAGTGTCGGACGATACAAGGTGGTAGCCGAATGA
- a CDS encoding cobalamin B12-binding domain-containing protein produces MEKAIKLSQLLLEGDQDASWELIEDESKASRDSLYIYENLITPAMRHIGHLWETNKITVADEHLATSTCDYVMARYNWQHGKDKQVLPNGKKAMFLCVEQEQHYLDLKMVSQLFSEYGWETKYHGPNLPLEYVKKAAEEWKPDAICLSFSILYHAEQLRPYIKELEELPTHPVVIIGGRLLSQYEFKRYGSERTLFLKNLEDIKDWLDRNQHGVKSNVGS; encoded by the coding sequence ATGGAAAAGGCAATAAAGCTGTCGCAGCTTTTACTAGAAGGTGATCAGGATGCATCCTGGGAACTGATAGAAGATGAGAGCAAGGCCTCGAGAGACAGCTTATACATTTATGAAAACCTCATTACTCCTGCAATGAGGCATATCGGTCACTTATGGGAAACCAACAAAATCACAGTCGCTGATGAACATTTGGCAACTTCGACTTGTGATTATGTAATGGCACGGTATAATTGGCAACATGGAAAAGACAAGCAAGTATTACCTAATGGGAAAAAAGCAATGTTTCTTTGTGTTGAACAAGAACAGCATTACCTTGACCTTAAAATGGTTAGCCAGCTGTTCAGTGAATATGGTTGGGAAACTAAATACCATGGTCCGAACCTTCCGCTGGAATACGTTAAAAAAGCAGCAGAAGAGTGGAAACCGGATGCTATTTGCCTGTCTTTTTCAATCCTTTACCATGCAGAACAACTTCGTCCTTATATAAAAGAATTAGAAGAACTTCCAACCCATCCAGTTGTTATTATTGGAGGACGTTTGTTAAGTCAGTATGAATTTAAACGATATGGTTCGGAACGGACACTTTTCCTAAAGAACCTTGAAGATATAAAAGATTGGCTTGACCGTAATCAGCATGGAGTGAAATCAAATGTCGGATCTTAA
- a CDS encoding STAS domain-containing protein has protein sequence MSDLKYLPQPYFLVDREYNIHDFSQVSSEIFYISKNFLDLVDRESQGKTKNILGNKESRAEGELTMITKNSPYALFDISVNWNGDSGHIICIEKDHRLMELESMVDKHRKRLSDTNLELLEKKELVEKTLFEIKSLSCPFIKLTNSTALVPLFGNLDVELIRQNEQRVLEKSQEGDYKEVLFDFNGVGNLTIEGVEAFVSLVNELQLMGLQPCIIGIKPNHAFYLNNSKAVPDVPFLNTLSKALNKQF, from the coding sequence ATGTCGGATCTTAAATATTTGCCACAGCCATATTTTTTAGTAGACCGTGAATATAATATCCATGATTTTTCTCAAGTAAGCTCAGAAATATTTTATATAAGTAAAAACTTTCTTGATCTTGTGGACCGGGAAAGCCAAGGCAAAACAAAGAATATTTTGGGAAATAAGGAAAGCAGGGCAGAAGGCGAATTAACCATGATAACCAAAAATTCGCCATATGCCCTGTTTGACATAAGTGTAAATTGGAATGGAGATAGCGGTCATATCATTTGTATTGAAAAAGACCATCGCCTGATGGAATTAGAAAGTATGGTTGATAAACACCGGAAACGGCTGTCAGACACTAATCTAGAACTGCTTGAAAAAAAAGAGTTGGTTGAAAAAACACTTTTTGAGATTAAAAGTCTTTCTTGCCCATTCATAAAGTTAACCAATAGCACTGCATTGGTGCCTCTTTTTGGAAACCTGGATGTTGAACTAATTCGCCAAAATGAACAGAGGGTATTGGAAAAATCACAAGAGGGGGACTATAAAGAGGTTCTGTTTGATTTTAATGGAGTTGGAAATTTAACAATCGAAGGAGTAGAAGCCTTCGTTTCATTGGTTAATGAACTCCAGTTGATGGGACTTCAGCCATGTATAATCGGAATAAAGCCGAATCATGCCTTTTACCTTAATAACTCAAAAGCGGTTCCTGATGTGCCTTTTTTGAATACTCTAAGCAAAGCACTTAATAAACAGTTTTAG
- a CDS encoding S8 family peptidase — translation MKKKRILGSAVLSLAMGVSMFATGAFGAGVQESQDTYRVLIKGPSAEKAKVKEQFGKRWDFGNQGFTTEVNSNQYQALLKNKNIEVSQVETYTVEARVEGKGKGKGDYTVQASYPSDQTPWGIQAIYNDNNIQYTTGGDGIKVAVLDTGINSSHIDLTDNVEQCKDFTQSSPLVNGTCTDRQGHGTHVAGTAVANGGYDGAGVYGVAPQAELWGYKVLGDNGSGYSDDIAGAIRHAADEGARTGSKVVINMSLGSSSKDSMIASAVDYAYSKGVLVVAAAGNSGPYSNTIGYPGALTNAIAVASLDNAFVNGTHRVSSFSSRGNPNTDGDYYIQEKDVEVSAPGGGIYSTAVDGNYTTMSGTSMATPHIAGLAAKLWSSNKSWSNSQLRSEIQRRAKLYDIKGGTGAATGDDYASGFGFPRVK, via the coding sequence ATGAAGAAGAAGAGAATACTCGGATCCGCTGTACTTAGTTTAGCAATGGGTGTTTCGATGTTTGCTACAGGGGCTTTTGGAGCAGGAGTGCAAGAAAGCCAGGATACTTATCGAGTTTTAATTAAGGGTCCGAGTGCAGAAAAAGCAAAAGTGAAAGAACAGTTTGGCAAGCGATGGGACTTTGGGAATCAGGGGTTTACAACTGAAGTAAACAGCAATCAATATCAGGCATTGTTAAAGAACAAAAATATTGAAGTATCTCAGGTTGAAACCTACACAGTTGAGGCTCGTGTTGAAGGAAAAGGGAAAGGCAAAGGGGATTACACTGTCCAGGCATCGTATCCTTCTGACCAGACACCATGGGGAATCCAGGCAATATATAACGACAATAATATTCAGTACACGACCGGAGGAGACGGCATTAAAGTGGCTGTCCTTGATACTGGTATAAATAGCAGCCACATTGACTTAACCGATAATGTAGAACAATGTAAAGACTTTACACAAAGTTCACCTTTAGTTAACGGAACATGTACCGACAGACAGGGACATGGAACACATGTTGCCGGAACAGCTGTCGCAAATGGAGGCTATGACGGAGCCGGTGTCTATGGTGTAGCACCACAAGCTGAACTTTGGGGCTATAAAGTACTAGGCGACAACGGTTCAGGTTACTCGGATGATATTGCGGGTGCGATTCGTCATGCTGCTGATGAGGGAGCTCGTACGGGGTCAAAAGTGGTCATCAATATGTCACTTGGTTCAAGCAGCAAGGATTCGATGATAGCAAGCGCAGTTGATTATGCATACAGTAAAGGTGTTCTTGTGGTAGCAGCTGCAGGCAACAGCGGTCCATACTCAAACACTATTGGCTACCCTGGCGCATTGACAAATGCCATCGCTGTTGCATCACTTGACAACGCATTCGTTAATGGAACTCATAGGGTATCCAGCTTCTCTTCTCGCGGAAACCCTAATACAGATGGCGACTACTATATCCAGGAAAAAGATGTTGAAGTTTCTGCTCCTGGCGGTGGAATTTACTCAACTGCAGTAGATGGAAATTACACGACAATGAGTGGTACTTCCATGGCAACTCCACATATTGCAGGTCTTGCAGCGAAGCTTTGGTCTTCTAACAAGTCATGGAGCAACTCTCAGCTTCGTTCTGAAATCCAAAGACGCGCAAAGCTATACGACATCAAAGGTGGAACAGGAGCAGCTACTGGCGATGATTATGCATCAGGTTTCGGCTTCCCACGCGTAAAATAA
- a CDS encoding helix-turn-helix domain-containing protein, with the protein MQFGPLIKFYRIQQGLTQKELANGICSVPHLSKIESNSKEGNEETMGLLLERLGVNLSSITENEGQIKQLVADLNEKIDYYLNDEADVVMEKLKEFESIIPFTTNLHTYELAKYRYLVFKELLDDAQKQYDLLNKQKNIFSQPQLALFSYLYAVCLLKKGIYKKADHLLGSIGKDSKIDISSGELFYHRAIAKTTLEEPGYAIYYGKLALQEFMEDHNFKRILHAMMLLGINYTHSKIYEEAQECFKHLIRNAELLKETKLLPEIYHNMGYLQKKLHHYEDAILFFEKSKSLQTNQNTHYLITTYSIGEIYLALRSEEKAREAFQEVYELSKMLSNRKYKILSNYYLMNLESPEKSLAYTESKVIPYLEESDGKSEELIGFYKLLSNHYQKIGRFDQAVKYIEKIN; encoded by the coding sequence ATGCAGTTTGGACCACTCATTAAATTCTATAGGATCCAGCAAGGTCTGACACAGAAGGAACTGGCAAATGGTATATGTTCAGTTCCTCATTTAAGCAAGATCGAAAGCAACTCCAAGGAAGGCAATGAAGAAACAATGGGCCTATTGCTCGAAAGGCTTGGGGTCAACCTTTCATCTATTACGGAAAATGAGGGACAAATCAAACAATTAGTGGCTGATTTGAATGAAAAAATTGACTATTACTTAAATGATGAAGCTGACGTTGTAATGGAAAAACTAAAGGAGTTTGAAAGTATTATTCCATTTACTACAAATCTACATACATATGAACTTGCAAAATATAGGTATTTAGTTTTTAAGGAACTGTTAGATGACGCACAAAAACAGTATGACCTTTTAAACAAACAGAAGAATATATTTTCCCAACCTCAGTTGGCTTTATTTTCCTATCTTTATGCTGTATGTTTATTAAAGAAGGGAATATATAAAAAAGCAGATCACTTATTAGGTTCAATTGGTAAAGATTCTAAGATTGACATTTCAAGTGGTGAATTATTTTACCATCGAGCAATCGCTAAGACAACTTTAGAGGAGCCAGGTTATGCTATTTATTACGGAAAGCTTGCATTGCAAGAGTTCATGGAAGATCATAACTTTAAACGAATACTCCACGCAATGATGTTACTAGGAATTAATTATACTCACTCAAAAATTTACGAAGAAGCTCAAGAATGTTTTAAACATTTAATCAGAAATGCAGAGTTATTAAAAGAAACTAAACTGCTTCCGGAGATTTATCACAACATGGGTTACTTGCAAAAAAAATTACACCATTACGAAGATGCGATATTGTTTTTTGAGAAGAGTAAATCTTTACAAACCAACCAAAATACCCATTATTTAATCACAACTTACTCTATTGGAGAGATTTATTTAGCGTTGAGAAGTGAAGAAAAGGCTAGAGAAGCGTTTCAAGAGGTTTATGAACTATCAAAGATGTTAAGTAATCGTAAATATAAAATACTTTCAAACTATTACTTAATGAATCTTGAATCCCCAGAGAAGTCGCTTGCCTATACAGAATCGAAAGTAATACCTTATTTAGAAGAGAGTGACGGAAAAAGTGAAGAGTTAATTGGATTTTACAAATTGCTGTCAAACCACTATCAAAAGATAGGCAGGTTTGATCAAGCGGTAAAATATATTGAAAAAATTAATTAA
- a CDS encoding helicase C-terminal domain-containing protein: MENQVRIPVRTLAEYVYKSGSIVSGFRTTSSFTEGSRIHREVQKTYSEHDQSEVFLKTEIKYEGLIFNIEGRCDGLLVNGDSTTIDEIKSTSLNLDLIDEETNLAHWAQAECYGYMYMKDQNLDIINIQLTYVQKTSGDIKRFIRTRTYGELKKVMMNMVSAFAPYARLRLENELKRDQSIKELKFPFDQYRIGQRQLAGSVYKTIQEGKTIFANAPTGIGKTISTIFPSVKAIGEGHLRKLFYLTAKTTTRQTAEEAFSQLFANGLHMKVVSITAKDKVCFTEQGICNNEHCEFADGYYDRINEAVLDILHNENTLDRLCIEKYAYKHSVCPFEFSLDLAYAADTVICDYNYIFDPKVSLKRLIDDHKKETVLLVDEAHNLVDRGREMFSSTLEKAPFLQLKREYRGRSKGIYEITKQVNDYFINIRKQAEPSKTVEFKEPLGEFNQLVLEFIDHAEKELLRESPGNSDVLLEAYFAAQNWQRISKLFDERFILYAEVGRNEVKLKQFCLDPSYLIKYAGKNFKSRIYFSATLSPIGYYMDMLGGEKEDYVLGIPSPFSSKQSQIKIQSLSTRFKDRDDSIKPIVKTLSETIEEKPGNYLIFFPSYLYLNSVLEEWNHGNPGIPTIVQGAGMTDVQREEFLESFKPGRSGSLVGFAVLGGVFSEGVDLKGDRLNGVIVVGVGLPQIGFERDLIKQHFSLTGKNGYDYAYVYPGMNKVLQAGGRLIRSEKDTGTIVLIDDRYLQHKYQNLLPDIWKGYTIF, from the coding sequence ATGGAGAATCAAGTCAGGATACCAGTAAGAACTTTAGCTGAGTATGTTTATAAAAGTGGGAGTATTGTATCTGGGTTCAGGACAACCTCTTCTTTTACCGAAGGCTCACGGATTCATCGTGAAGTCCAGAAAACATATAGTGAACACGATCAAAGTGAAGTGTTTTTAAAAACTGAAATAAAGTATGAAGGCCTTATTTTTAACATTGAGGGCCGATGTGACGGGCTTCTTGTAAATGGGGACAGTACTACCATAGATGAAATCAAGTCAACCTCTTTGAACCTTGACCTTATCGATGAGGAGACGAATCTTGCCCACTGGGCCCAGGCCGAGTGTTATGGATATATGTACATGAAGGACCAAAACCTAGACATTATCAATATTCAACTAACTTATGTGCAGAAAACTTCTGGTGATATAAAAAGGTTTATTAGAACTAGGACTTATGGTGAGTTAAAGAAAGTCATGATGAACATGGTCTCTGCATTTGCGCCTTATGCTAGGTTGCGACTAGAGAATGAGTTGAAGAGGGACCAAAGCATTAAAGAGTTAAAATTTCCTTTTGATCAATACCGTATTGGTCAGAGACAGCTTGCTGGTTCGGTATACAAAACCATCCAGGAGGGTAAGACGATTTTTGCTAACGCTCCTACAGGCATCGGGAAAACCATTTCAACGATTTTTCCTTCTGTCAAAGCAATCGGTGAGGGACACTTGCGAAAGCTTTTTTACCTGACTGCCAAAACAACTACGAGGCAAACAGCAGAGGAGGCGTTCAGTCAACTATTCGCCAATGGCCTTCACATGAAGGTTGTAAGTATAACAGCAAAGGACAAAGTCTGCTTTACTGAACAAGGGATTTGCAACAATGAGCATTGTGAGTTTGCGGACGGCTATTATGACAGAATAAACGAAGCAGTACTCGATATATTGCATAATGAAAACACTTTAGACAGGCTTTGTATTGAAAAATACGCCTACAAGCATAGCGTCTGCCCATTCGAATTTTCACTGGACCTTGCATACGCGGCTGACACAGTTATTTGTGATTATAATTATATATTTGACCCAAAAGTTTCGTTAAAGCGTTTGATTGATGACCATAAAAAGGAAACTGTCCTTCTTGTTGACGAGGCTCACAACCTGGTTGACAGAGGCAGGGAGATGTTTTCATCCACCTTGGAAAAAGCACCATTCTTGCAGCTTAAAAGGGAGTATAGAGGGAGAAGTAAAGGAATTTATGAGATTACAAAGCAGGTAAATGACTACTTTATCAATATAAGGAAACAAGCTGAACCGTCTAAAACGGTTGAGTTTAAGGAACCACTGGGAGAGTTTAATCAGTTGGTGTTGGAATTTATTGACCATGCTGAAAAAGAATTGCTCAGAGAGAGTCCGGGGAATTCGGATGTATTGCTTGAAGCCTATTTCGCGGCGCAGAACTGGCAAAGAATTAGCAAGCTATTTGATGAAAGGTTCATTTTATATGCAGAGGTTGGGAGGAATGAGGTTAAATTAAAGCAATTTTGCCTTGACCCCTCCTATCTAATTAAATACGCAGGTAAGAATTTCAAATCCCGTATCTACTTTTCGGCGACGTTGAGTCCAATCGGTTATTATATGGATATGTTGGGCGGGGAAAAGGAGGATTATGTTCTTGGTATTCCTTCTCCTTTTTCGAGTAAACAATCGCAAATAAAAATTCAATCTTTATCCACAAGATTTAAAGATAGAGATGACTCCATTAAGCCAATAGTAAAAACATTGTCTGAAACCATTGAGGAGAAGCCAGGCAACTACTTAATATTCTTTCCGTCCTATTTGTATCTTAATTCAGTGTTAGAAGAATGGAACCATGGCAATCCCGGTATACCAACAATCGTTCAGGGTGCAGGAATGACAGATGTCCAACGTGAAGAATTTCTGGAATCCTTCAAACCAGGTAGATCGGGTTCCCTTGTGGGTTTTGCTGTCCTAGGAGGTGTTTTTTCAGAAGGAGTGGATTTAAAGGGTGATCGCCTGAATGGGGTAATTGTCGTGGGTGTGGGTCTGCCACAGATAGGGTTTGAACGTGATTTAATCAAGCAGCATTTTTCCCTTACAGGTAAAAATGGCTATGATTACGCCTATGTTTATCCAGGTATGAACAAAGTGCTCCAGGCTGGTGGCAGACTCATACGGTCAGAAAAGGATACTGGCACGATTGTTTTGATTGATGACCGGTATTTACAGCATAAATATCAAAATCTGTTGCCCGATATATGGAAGGGCTATACGATTTTTTAA
- a CDS encoding IS110 family transposase has translation MKFKMQDKQNQLIERISDSHLVVGVDIAQELHVARAVNFRGIIVGDPITFENNEEGFAKLLEWINQLKTLRGFASTIVGMEPTGHYWINLSKWLYDQDIEAVTVNPHLVKKNKENRDNSRSKSDKKDALVIADMVKNGYYSFIHHSSETFEKLRVLMSNRDMTVKRLVSAINQINRWVDIVFPELRQVFKDVKGKGAMATLRLFPTPLELRSMKAVDIVEGWKSQMKRQPGIKKAQALIELAVHSVGTRQALDAYKLHLEQLIEEFDLATVQLERVEQEVTSLLKQIPFARKLLAIKGISEIAIAGILGESGDLSGFAHGNSLLRHAGLHLSEASSGKWKGQIVLSKRGRSRLRRFLYLATMSLVMNNPDFKELHANNVNVKKMKKMKSIMKLIHKLARVLVGMARKNDSYRSEKIQSISPIAA, from the coding sequence ATGAAGTTTAAAATGCAGGACAAACAAAATCAACTAATAGAAAGAATTTCAGATAGCCACCTTGTGGTTGGTGTGGATATTGCACAAGAATTACACGTAGCTAGAGCTGTGAATTTCCGTGGAATAATAGTCGGAGATCCAATTACATTTGAAAATAATGAAGAAGGTTTTGCTAAATTACTAGAGTGGATAAACCAGTTAAAAACCTTAAGAGGATTTGCTTCCACTATCGTTGGTATGGAACCTACAGGACATTACTGGATTAACCTTTCAAAATGGCTTTATGACCAAGACATTGAAGCAGTAACTGTTAACCCTCATCTCGTCAAAAAGAATAAAGAAAACCGTGATAATAGCCGATCGAAAAGTGATAAAAAAGATGCTCTCGTCATCGCTGATATGGTCAAGAATGGTTATTATTCCTTTATTCATCATAGTTCTGAGACCTTTGAAAAACTAAGAGTTTTAATGTCTAACCGTGATATGACGGTTAAGAGACTTGTTAGTGCCATCAATCAAATCAACCGTTGGGTCGATATTGTTTTTCCAGAACTTCGACAGGTATTCAAAGATGTTAAAGGCAAAGGAGCTATGGCGACTCTTCGCCTATTCCCGACACCACTTGAACTTCGCTCAATGAAAGCAGTTGATATCGTTGAAGGCTGGAAATCCCAAATGAAAAGACAACCTGGGATAAAAAAAGCACAAGCGTTAATTGAATTAGCTGTGCATTCAGTCGGCACTCGACAAGCACTCGATGCTTATAAACTACACTTGGAACAGTTAATTGAAGAGTTTGATTTAGCCACTGTGCAACTTGAACGAGTTGAACAAGAAGTCACTTCCCTACTTAAACAAATTCCTTTCGCAAGAAAGTTGCTTGCCATCAAAGGAATTAGTGAAATTGCAATTGCAGGCATTCTTGGAGAATCAGGTGACCTCAGTGGTTTTGCGCATGGTAATTCTCTATTGCGCCATGCTGGATTACATCTTTCAGAGGCCAGTTCAGGTAAATGGAAAGGACAAATTGTCCTTTCTAAGCGTGGCAGATCTCGTTTACGGCGGTTTTTGTATTTAGCGACAATGAGTCTTGTCATGAACAACCCTGATTTTAAAGAGCTGCACGCCAATAATGTTAATGTGAAGAAGATGAAGAAAATGAAATCAATAATGAAATTAATCCATAAACTCGCCAGAGTATTAGTAGGAATGGCCAGAAAGAATGATTCTTATCGTTCCGAGAAGATCCAATCGATTTCACCAATAGCTGCCTAA
- a CDS encoding alpha/beta hydrolase, with protein sequence MYTFIKDTAAGYNSQPVPYQLIKQNKQAYALAVMLPGRGYTVQGPLFHYSTGLFLNEGFDVLHINYDYNTDQSEALTLEEEIKQITQDVNSVLDQILNELRYKDYTLIGKSLGTIALSSLINTMDFKDAKIVWLTPLLQLDFVMDKMLSSSQNGLCIIGDQDPCFISERFDKLRQKANMQTLLLPGTEHALNYADRPVDSIDVLKKVITEISNF encoded by the coding sequence ATGTACACTTTTATTAAAGATACCGCCGCTGGTTACAACAGCCAGCCCGTACCATACCAGTTGATCAAACAAAATAAGCAAGCATATGCCCTCGCAGTCATGCTGCCTGGAAGAGGGTATACTGTCCAGGGTCCACTATTCCATTATTCAACCGGACTTTTCTTAAATGAAGGTTTTGATGTCCTTCATATTAATTATGATTATAATACTGATCAATCGGAAGCTTTAACCTTAGAGGAAGAAATAAAACAAATCACACAAGATGTAAACTCTGTACTTGATCAAATTCTTAATGAACTGCGATACAAAGATTATACATTGATTGGGAAATCGCTAGGAACCATTGCATTGTCTTCACTAATTAATACTATGGATTTTAAGGATGCCAAGATCGTCTGGCTTACCCCGCTCCTTCAGTTGGATTTTGTTATGGATAAGATGCTTTCATCATCGCAAAATGGTCTTTGCATCATAGGTGATCAAGATCCATGTTTTATATCTGAAAGATTCGATAAACTTAGACAAAAGGCAAATATGCAGACACTTTTATTGCCTGGAACTGAACATGCTCTCAACTACGCAGATCGACCAGTTGATTCAATCGATGTACTGAAAAAGGTAATAACTGAAATTAGCAACTTTTAA
- a CDS encoding YkvA family protein has translation MKKFFKRIRLVFKVKRFFPFLIEFFTSKMVPVKQKIISVGLIIGYFLLPFDIIPDFLTLIGVVDDVGVLLIIFQQIIKMAPSELKEKHKLE, from the coding sequence ATGAAAAAGTTTTTCAAAAGAATTAGGCTTGTATTTAAAGTGAAGAGGTTCTTCCCCTTTTTAATAGAGTTTTTTACCTCTAAAATGGTTCCAGTAAAGCAAAAAATAATTTCAGTTGGACTGATCATAGGGTATTTTCTGTTGCCATTCGATATCATCCCCGACTTCCTTACCTTGATAGGTGTTGTTGATGATGTAGGTGTGCTGCTAATCATTTTTCAGCAAATTATAAAAATGGCTCCGTCTGAGTTAAAGGAAAAGCACAAGCTGGAATAA